One genomic window of Candidatus Zixiibacteriota bacterium includes the following:
- a CDS encoding ferritin family protein — translation MSAVHPDTLAALTSGIQSEVASYVFYIEAAKKVEDSELRESLKQLAGEEKDHFQILERQYDSLVRSEKWISTADVLMQNGLPEIDEEMTQQHRQLIDEVAGTETVGSILEIALRLEEEARDLFTQAAARSESDEGRQMFERLSKFEEGHVGLIRQMISRFG, via the coding sequence GTCCGCCGTACACCCCGATACTCTGGCCGCTTTAACATCCGGAATCCAGTCTGAGGTCGCCAGTTACGTGTTCTACATCGAAGCCGCCAAGAAGGTCGAAGATTCAGAGTTGCGTGAATCTCTTAAGCAATTGGCCGGCGAAGAGAAAGACCACTTCCAAATCCTTGAGCGTCAGTACGATTCGCTGGTACGCAGTGAGAAGTGGATCAGCACGGCTGATGTGCTTATGCAGAACGGTCTGCCCGAGATCGACGAGGAGATGACTCAGCAGCACCGCCAACTGATCGATGAAGTCGCCGGCACGGAGACAGTCGGTTCCATTCTTGAGATTGCTCTGCGGCTGGAAGAAGAGGCAAGAGACCTGTTTACACAGGCGGCTGCTCGATCGGAGTCAGACGAAGGCAGGCAGATGTTTGAACGGTTGTCCAAGTTCGAAGAGGGTCATGTCGGTTTGATCCGGCAGATGATCTCTCGCTTTGGCTGA